From the genome of Longimicrobium sp., one region includes:
- a CDS encoding response regulator, with product MAAQRILVIEDEPGAREALQSLLSEEGYTVATAENGEKGLKRLSEFRPDTVVCDFYLPDTDGLQILRQVRDRAGSEVAFIVITAGCGGAEAESQLQREADFFFQKPLDLARFRRALQRIGSALASGGKGALANVKDALRPHH from the coding sequence ATGGCGGCACAACGTATTCTGGTCATCGAGGACGAGCCGGGTGCGCGCGAGGCGCTGCAGAGCCTGCTGTCGGAGGAGGGCTACACCGTGGCCACCGCCGAGAACGGCGAGAAGGGCCTTAAGCGCCTCTCCGAGTTCCGCCCGGACACGGTGGTCTGCGACTTCTACCTTCCCGACACCGACGGGCTGCAGATCCTGCGGCAGGTGCGCGACCGGGCGGGGAGCGAGGTGGCGTTCATCGTGATCACCGCCGGGTGCGGCGGCGCCGAGGCCGAGTCGCAGCTCCAGCGCGAGGCCGACTTCTTCTTCCAGAAGCCGCTCGACCTGGCGCGCTTCCGCCGCGCGCTGCAGCGCATCGGGAGCGCGCTGGCCAGCGGCGGCAAGGGCGCCCTGGCCAACGTGAAGGACGCGCTGCGGCCACACCACTGA
- a CDS encoding YtxH domain-containing protein — protein MRYEDDDTPTFIIETSGGGTGAFLLGVLVGAAAALLLAPRSGAETQAEIAGAARRLRDDVEGRVTGARRSVAGRVGEARAGVTGRIDRARGRVEDRIGTVRERVETRVDQAKAALEAGRGAAREAREDLQRRVDEAKRTYREGLSRRRGGDGAAPEVVVEEVSTQEDAGDLA, from the coding sequence ATGCGCTACGAAGACGACGACACCCCCACCTTCATCATCGAGACGAGCGGGGGCGGCACCGGCGCGTTCCTGCTGGGCGTGCTGGTGGGCGCCGCCGCCGCGCTCCTGCTGGCCCCCCGGAGCGGCGCCGAGACGCAGGCCGAGATCGCGGGCGCCGCCCGGCGGCTGCGCGACGACGTGGAGGGGCGCGTCACCGGCGCCCGCCGGAGCGTGGCCGGCCGCGTGGGCGAGGCGCGCGCCGGGGTCACCGGGCGCATCGACCGCGCGCGCGGCCGGGTGGAGGATCGCATCGGCACCGTGCGCGAGCGGGTGGAGACGCGGGTGGACCAGGCGAAGGCCGCGCTGGAGGCCGGCCGCGGCGCCGCGCGCGAGGCCCGCGAAGACCTGCAGCGCCGCGTGGACGAGGCCAAGCGCACCTACCGCGAGGGCCTCTCCCGCCGCCGCGGCGGCGACGGCGCCGCCCCCGAGGTGGTGGTCGAGGAGGTCTCCACCCAGGAGGACGCGGGCGACCTGGCCTGA
- a CDS encoding L,D-transpeptidase, protein MRRLLGLVTAMLAVAGTAGSARAQLPVSPLALEHGVEGEGTERYRDPPVNVEGRYIVISLQEHRLYVMEDSRVLWSTLVGTGTGTRLEGAGQKWDFSTPRGMFRVQRKEKNPRWYVPDWAYIERGERIPDRDDPRRWEEGMLGTTALFLGEGIALHGTNKPELLGQDVSHGCIRMTNEAARQLYHDVEVGTPVFIY, encoded by the coding sequence ATGCGGCGGTTGCTGGGTCTGGTGACGGCGATGCTGGCGGTGGCGGGGACGGCGGGCAGCGCGCGGGCGCAGCTGCCGGTGAGCCCGCTGGCGCTGGAGCACGGGGTGGAGGGGGAGGGGACGGAGCGCTACCGCGACCCGCCGGTGAACGTGGAGGGGCGCTACATCGTGATCTCGCTCCAAGAGCACCGGCTCTACGTGATGGAGGACAGCCGGGTGCTCTGGTCCACCCTGGTGGGCACGGGGACGGGGACGCGGCTGGAGGGCGCCGGGCAGAAGTGGGACTTCTCCACGCCGCGCGGGATGTTCCGCGTGCAGCGCAAGGAGAAGAACCCCAGGTGGTACGTGCCCGACTGGGCCTACATCGAGCGCGGCGAGCGGATCCCCGACCGCGACGACCCGCGGCGCTGGGAGGAGGGGATGCTGGGGACCACCGCGCTCTTCCTGGGCGAGGGGATCGCCCTGCACGGCACCAACAAGCCCGAGCTGCTGGGCCAGGACGTCTCGCACGGCTGCATCCGCATGACCAACGAGGCCGCCCGCCAGCTCTACCACGACGTCGAAGTCGGCACCCCCGTCTTCATCTACTGA
- a CDS encoding ATP-binding protein, which yields MVEQVKIPFTTGNRIWSTYKNYPYKAWYAVAELVDNSTQEYFNNKELLDEVYEREGSGLEVSIVFDPDTRILEVADNSIGMDLPTLSRAVLLAEPPENRSGRSEFGMGMKTACSWLGSEWGVRTKKLGDRHEYSFFINIPEHSISTEQTLPITVKEVDDVDAHYTVLTVKKVRQEFQGPAISTLKRRLAEIYRKDIESGQLTLRYNTDILQPPVLTPLQTVVKAKDENGNTIEVTNTWKREVEFDVEIDSETGATGKVKGWIAVMVPGGRNKAGFDLFRRGRVILGRPLGYRPQGIFGTDAPNNLLNQRLFGELHLDEFPVNHLKSDFQWEGWREEFDAKLKKAAEDYVNFAKKYRPSQEGGDGRVPPTIVYAANDDVAESLDSDALATEIEILEAMGPPPLPEEEVKQAEADVLRDQPFEPRVVQLRDKTFAIYHPIGMKAEQEYMKFQAAGKDKVDIFINDNHPYIGDLDVDEGRAERYQEHIRNCVHDAMTAHILTNLGKGDCADTFLRVKDQLLRRM from the coding sequence ATGGTTGAGCAGGTCAAGATACCGTTCACAACTGGTAATCGCATTTGGTCGACCTACAAAAACTATCCATATAAAGCTTGGTATGCTGTTGCAGAGCTAGTAGACAACAGTACTCAGGAATATTTTAACAATAAAGAGCTACTCGATGAGGTTTATGAGCGCGAAGGGTCTGGTCTGGAGGTTTCCATTGTGTTTGATCCGGACACCCGGATACTGGAAGTCGCCGACAACTCGATTGGGATGGACCTTCCGACTTTAAGCCGAGCGGTTCTGCTGGCAGAACCACCGGAAAACAGGTCGGGGCGTTCCGAATTTGGAATGGGAATGAAGACAGCGTGCAGCTGGCTTGGCTCTGAGTGGGGAGTGCGGACGAAGAAGCTCGGGGATAGACACGAGTACAGCTTCTTCATCAATATTCCCGAACACTCAATTTCGACTGAACAGACACTTCCTATCACCGTGAAGGAAGTGGATGATGTCGATGCACATTACACAGTCCTAACAGTCAAGAAGGTTCGGCAGGAATTCCAAGGTCCGGCCATCAGCACGCTAAAGCGGCGTTTGGCTGAGATTTACCGTAAGGACATCGAGTCCGGCCAGCTTACACTTAGGTATAATACAGACATTCTCCAACCCCCCGTTCTCACGCCATTGCAGACCGTCGTCAAAGCCAAGGATGAGAATGGGAATACGATCGAGGTTACCAATACTTGGAAGCGAGAAGTCGAGTTCGATGTTGAGATTGACAGTGAGACTGGGGCGACAGGCAAGGTTAAGGGGTGGATTGCGGTAATGGTGCCGGGTGGTCGAAACAAAGCCGGTTTCGATCTGTTCCGTCGCGGACGCGTGATTCTCGGGCGTCCTCTAGGATATCGCCCGCAGGGGATTTTCGGGACCGATGCACCGAATAACTTGTTGAACCAGCGGTTATTCGGCGAACTACACCTTGATGAGTTCCCGGTGAACCATCTCAAATCCGATTTCCAATGGGAAGGCTGGAGAGAGGAATTTGACGCAAAGCTAAAGAAAGCTGCTGAGGATTATGTGAACTTCGCGAAGAAATACCGTCCATCACAGGAAGGAGGTGACGGCAGGGTCCCTCCGACAATTGTGTATGCTGCGAACGACGATGTGGCCGAGTCACTCGATAGCGATGCCCTCGCCACAGAGATCGAAATTCTGGAGGCGATGGGGCCTCCGCCGCTTCCCGAGGAAGAAGTAAAGCAGGCAGAAGCAGACGTACTTCGGGATCAGCCATTTGAACCACGAGTGGTTCAGCTACGGGATAAGACTTTCGCTATCTATCATCCCATAGGTATGAAGGCAGAGCAGGAATACATGAAGTTTCAAGCAGCCGGGAAGGACAAGGTCGACATCTTCATCAACGACAATCATCCGTATATCGGTGATCTGGACGTTGATGAGGGCAGAGCTGAACGATACCAAGAGCACATCCGCAACTGTGTTCACGATGCGATGACGGCCCACATACTCACGAACCTTGGCAAAGGGGATTGCGCAGATACGTTCCTTAGAGTGAAGGATCAGCTCCTCCGTCGCATGTGA
- a CDS encoding YihY/virulence factor BrkB family protein — MNVPRAAGAALRRMLRGGGEFVTRLYVKAGEDDIFFLAGGIAYNVVLAAVPFLLMLIAVFGSVLKAQFEDPQQAAVDYVFRVLSPSQQVAEFTRELVGEIVGGRTGFGVVGVLFFVWGSTALFGTLRAALRTIFDLPEERGIVEGKVFDLQMVVMAGTLFFANTGISVVLEGAQRYGTEWLGLGGAAWVETAQRAWAQFLAFAAIFVMFLLIYRFLPKRRTPLRMSLVAAGFAAVGWELLKNLFALYLQNAPNLGRTWGAALGPVVVVLWVYYACVVFILGGEVAQVYDLLRVRRMQRELLE, encoded by the coding sequence GTGAACGTCCCGAGGGCCGCCGGTGCGGCCCTCCGTCGCATGTTGCGCGGCGGCGGGGAGTTCGTCACGCGGCTCTACGTGAAGGCGGGCGAGGACGACATCTTCTTCCTGGCCGGGGGGATCGCCTACAACGTGGTCCTGGCGGCCGTCCCCTTCCTCCTGATGCTGATCGCCGTCTTCGGCTCGGTGCTGAAGGCGCAGTTCGAGGACCCGCAGCAGGCGGCGGTCGACTACGTGTTCCGGGTGCTGTCGCCCTCTCAGCAGGTGGCGGAGTTCACCCGCGAGCTGGTGGGCGAGATCGTGGGCGGGCGCACCGGCTTCGGCGTTGTCGGCGTCCTCTTCTTCGTCTGGGGCTCCACGGCGCTGTTCGGCACGCTCCGGGCGGCGCTCCGGACCATCTTCGACCTCCCCGAGGAGCGCGGGATCGTGGAGGGGAAGGTGTTCGACCTGCAGATGGTGGTGATGGCGGGGACGCTGTTCTTCGCCAACACCGGGATCAGCGTGGTGCTGGAGGGGGCGCAGCGCTACGGGACCGAGTGGCTGGGGCTGGGCGGGGCGGCGTGGGTGGAGACGGCGCAGCGGGCGTGGGCGCAGTTCCTGGCCTTCGCGGCCATCTTCGTGATGTTCCTGCTCATCTACCGCTTCCTCCCCAAGCGCCGCACCCCGCTCAGGATGTCGCTGGTGGCGGCCGGCTTCGCGGCGGTGGGGTGGGAGCTGCTCAAGAACCTCTTCGCGCTGTACCTGCAGAACGCGCCGAACCTGGGGCGCACCTGGGGGGCGGCGCTGGGGCCGGTGGTGGTGGTGCTGTGGGTGTACTACGCGTGCGTGGTGTTCATCCTGGGCGGCGAAGTCGCCCAGGTGTACGATTTGCTGAGGGTGCGGCGGATGCAGCGGGAGCTGCTGGAGTAG